GAGAGGTCTCCCCTCTGAAAATAGAAAACTGCAACGTCATTGTTTTCGgtataaataagaaaattgtAAATAACGACACTTGCACTACATTCCTGAATTCTACTGGAACAAAATGTATGTGCCGCCTGCAAACATTTTCCGAATTTTGTGGGATTTATGTGGCATATAATAACCGACAACTAGGTAGCCAATTAGCCATTATATATGAATTTCTATATGCAGCGATGAACAAGGCCTACAATTTCTGACCCACCACCGGGGACAAAGCCAAAATATATTTGCATGGGAGCAagtcaattttatttatttttggatgGGCGGAGAACAATAAGATAGCAGTAGACCAGTGGCGTAGACTACAATGAAATATGTGTTTGAATTGGGTGGTAGAACAAGATTTAATTGTGTAGAAAAGAAAGCATAAGAACAAATATGTGGGCAGAGTAGGTACTGATTTATGGGCGCACGTGATCAAATAAACCATATGACCTTTTAACTATGAATGAAGCATAGTAATTATATTGCGGGTTAAATTGAAATGGCAGGATGGCAGGGACACGGGGTCTGCCACCATCCCTGCTCTCCACGCCCTCCCTTTCtccaatattattattttgtgcaTGATCCCTATGTAAATGCAGGATTTGGAAGATACATTTCCAGATATATATGTAAACAACAAGGGAAACAAGACCCAGAAAACCTTAAGAATTATATTCTCAAAACTAACGGCAGAATCTAGATAGCCATAATGTCTCACGAAAAAAGTAACTGGACAATTAGTCAATTGTTACCAATCAAAGAGATGCTCAATTATTCGTTTTTCTGTGAGCtgtaaaaaagaagaagaagtattTTGTAGTACCTGTTGAGTTTTTGAGCTGCATTCAACATAATATGCAGCACCAATCTGTTTCCGGAGCTCCTCTCCCTAATTATGATAGTTTGCTCTTAGAAAGTTACGCCTAAAAATGCTTAAAGTAATGATACAAAGAAGTCACTGACAAGAATTAAACCTGTGCAGTGGTCACGGGCACTAAACCTGGATGATCAGCTAAATAGTGCTTATCTTCGCGGAGGTCTATCattcattaataaaatatgaaataacaaAGTTTAGTTGCAATTCTGTAGTTGCTGTGGAAATCACAAAAAACCTGAAcattaacaaaaattataatatatagtaaaGTCGAAACATGCCACATTTTTTGTTGTGCTATATGGAGTATTGTAAGGTCATCTTCTCCAAATCATCTTataattgtttgtttgtttaccAGATATGGTAAATTAAGATACTTACCAAATTACGGTTCATGTAATCTGATCCCACTGAAAATAGCACTTTTTCTTTAGGTGTCTTCTTATCACTTCTGAGTAGTATTTGAAGTTTAAGTAAATAGCTACGTAATTGTAAGCCTACTAAAAACTAGTGAATTCAATTATAATGTTACTCCAAGTCTCCAACTATTAATATATACTTTTCAAATTGTGTTTCCTAAGTTTGAGAGCGAGCACGCATGTCACCCACAAATTTTGCTCAAAAGcaatttattaaaactaaaataatttaaataatataagaagATCATATTAGAGCTTTGAGGTAATTAACTTACCCAGTTTGGTACCAGCCAATACAACAGGGACTCCAGGGGCAAAGTGTTGAAGTTCAGGGATCCACTGATATATCAGAAATCAGAGTTATTGGCAACAACCCCACTAGAACAGTAAATTGGAAGATAACGTTTTGAATAGAAATAATCACACCAAAAACAGTATCGGAAAATAAATAGCAATCAATGTACCTTTTTAAGTATGTTCTCATAGCTTGCACGGCTAACTAATGAAAAAGCCAATACAAAGACATCAGCCCCGCGGTAACTCAACGGCCTTAATCTATTGTAATCTTCTTGTCCTGCGAATAAGTTAAGAAATCCACACATACACATCGATGCATCATAAATCAGCAAAAGTGTGCTCTTCAAAATTGACGCTGACGATACAATCATGAATAAATTTGGTCATAGAAGCTTCAATTTAAAGACAATAATATTACCAGCTGTGTCCCACAGTCCCAAGTTGACAGTTAGGCCTTCAACTACCACATTTGCACTGAAGTTATCAAAGACTGTTGGGATATAATCCTGATTAACAATAATACTACAATCAATTTCCTCAATTAATGtcaacaaattaattatatccaataaattcaattaaattaagAAACAAGGAAATTGAGCATCTAGAACCCTAGAAAAGCACAGACCACAAAGCTAAAGCATTAAAGCAAAACCCATGATTAAATTTGTCAGCTTTACAACACAAAATCAAAGAAAACACAAAAATCTGCAAAACCCAGATGCATAATCACACACACTGACACACACACAACAAATCTTGAATAAACAAagcaaaaaaaatccaaacttgAGGAACTGAATTGAGAAGAAAGAACAACTTACAGTGGGGAATTTGTTACTTGTGTAACAAATGAGCATACAAGTCTTTCCCACAGCTCCATCACCAACAGTGACACATTTTATGAACTTTGAAACACTTGAAGCCATTTGAATTTCAAGAAAACTCAAAGAGGctttgaaaacaaaaaaaaaaagtagttagCTTTAGGTGAAATATAGGTGAAAAAGgacttttttttaaagataaaagaGCAGGTAGAGTTTGTGAGGTTAGATGAACAAAATATATCACATGATCCTTGTTCTCACCCTCTGTACATATCTATCTATACTGGCCAGTGGCCAGTTGGGACTTTTAAAACTGGTTGTTAATAAAGTcgaacttgaaaattttaatttaagtcAGGTTGAGTTCGAATAATGAAATTTAATGATAAATTTAtgatgaaataattttttttattttaatatttatatataatttttaatattttagataaaatattgatataagtGCAAGATATTAATACATTCTTGTTGGAGGGACCAGAGAGTTAACAGCTTGCATGACACTTTGGTCTGAGAAGAAAACTAAGAGGGCCCGAATGGTGTACCCCGTGACTTGGTGCTGGTCACTTGCTTCTtcaattatgttttatatattttgatttttggtagttttgttatcatttttatatttgcaGTATGAACACTTTGTTTTTAtcggttgtttttaactttgatGCTGTCTTGTTGCCGAATTAAATAGGTGTAGAGATGCAAAATAACTACATCGCGTCGGTTTCGATCGGTTTCTTGACTTTAACCGGACAAGATCTTATTTTCGTAAAATAATCGGCCGATGATCTATCATACtagaattttgttaaaatttgatCGGATTTTATTGAATCGTAGcgaattttatacaaaaatataaaatccggGACCCTTTAATCCGCGACGAGACGGGATTAGATTAGATTTTTTGTGCATCTCTAAACTGATATACGATTACGGATGCACAGTCATGATAACAACACAGTATTATTATAGAATTTGATGTTTGACTTAATTTGCAACccaattaaaacttaaaatcatATACAATTTGTAATTCGATTCAATTTGCAATTTGAATTGAAAGCAGCCTAAAAATGACATAATCAACTTAAAACCAACacgaaattttcaaaattagaatttcatccGATCTGATACTTTATGTTTTAgctataataatttattttagaagAAATATACGTCGACCTGTTTCAAGCAAGTGGTCCGCAAAGCATCAACTTGACTTTTTGAATTGTGAAGCATAAAAAGTGAAACGAGAGACAAATCCAAAGATAATGGTGTGAATTGGTAATGGTGATGCAAAAGGCCTATAGGTTGGTAATTTATAGGTCTTCTCCAAAGTAGAAGGTTTGTTAACAAGTAAAGTAGAGATTAAGCAAATTAAAGAAATGATTGTAGAGTTTGATTGGTCGGCCAGTGGCCCAAGTAAATAAGATTAAGCAGCacgttaaattattaaaaagaagATTCACTAGTTGTTTAGTTAAGATAGGTGTATTTTTACGTATCTAGCAGAAACGAGTTcaggaaaaatatattttctgaaaTATACATTCGGCCCGGTCTTGGATAAGTAATtgatatgataatatttttaatcaatttaacGATTGCACTCCGAATTGATTAAAAACTTATGatttatctaaaaaaatatttgatatatttttagtaaattATAAACCGACTAGCTAATCGATTAGttctgtttttcaatttttacgaTCATGTCTGGACGTCTGGACCAGATATTATGCAGAGAATattgtttgaagtttgaacagCCAGTCCAAGCCAGCCGTTCAAAACAGCTGTGGCCTGTGTGTGATGTTACCTTTCACTCTGCTTTTTTCAGCAAGCGAAACTTGAAAGAAACTATAATCTCGTGTCTACAGAACACACGAAGTTCCCAGACCTGATGTAGACCTGATACGAAATTTATAAGTCTTTCCGTCCGTAAAGTATGAAACGGTGTCAATAAACTCCCACGTcaagatcatattatattctaacaaaaaaTTCCCGATATAAACAGCATGATCCTCACCAATTTTAATTTTCCGCAATACAGTGATGTGGAAGATTAGATCCTGGTATAAGTTTTTCGAGGATTAGGATGCCACCTACATTGCCAGGTCAGATTGAAGAAACTAGTGGATCCAAATGAGCTCAAGATTTGCAGACAGTGACTCAAACAACCATCTCCAAATTCCCTCCACAAGTGACAAGTCCTAGCTTTAG
This genomic window from Daucus carota subsp. sativus chromosome 7, DH1 v3.0, whole genome shotgun sequence contains:
- the LOC108196073 gene encoding rac-like GTP-binding protein 3 gives rise to the protein MASSVSKFIKCVTVGDGAVGKTCMLICYTSNKFPTDYIPTVFDNFSANVVVEGLTVNLGLWDTAGQEDYNRLRPLSYRGADVFVLAFSLVSRASYENILKKWIPELQHFAPGVPVVLAGTKLDLREDKHYLADHPGLVPVTTAQGEELRKQIGAAYYVECSSKTQQNVKAVFDAAIKVVIKPPQKQKEKKKPRQGCLVNVRRKITCLK